gatcgttgttgggcttcacaattaatgtgattggcaccactcaacctttgaagagaaatttcctccatgtccccctaggtctaggcttttgcattcatatagacttATCCAACACGctatacatactttgggtagaaaaattaggaaagatggggctaaatcacgcaactagccttggctaggtcgaaggggtgccttggattttatccttgccttccccttcgtcaaatgtgactcccgaacctttttcgttggtttacgtggactaggagtcgttcaaaaggggtttctttctatctttcctttagaaaatttctttttgggtgacttggtacaccctaactctataccaagtggcgactccatttttcattaaaaaaaacccccttttgaactttgtttggccaaatcgtcgcattctaaagtcccatggccttttattttcactttcacacgttcacatattccacactactcacacaccacacatcatcatcaaaaagtggggcgcgacaggtgggataaaacccaaacccaacgaaataaaaaacggtcagtgggataaaacccgagcctgccgagattggtgagataaaacccaaacccaatgaaataaaaactagtcagtgggataaaactcaagTCTGGCGAGGTTGATGGAATAAAACCCAagcccaacaaaataaaacggTCTTAAAATAACTTTTGAAATCACAATTTTCAGAACTTGCCCCAGTTTAGggccctttttttctttttttttttaaagcagaTTTGAAATGCATTTCCAAATTTGGAGCTTACTCTTTTTGATATTTGCCCAGTGTCAATCATATTTAACAAAGGCCACATTTTCCATGCTTTCGAGAAGGTAGAAAGAGTAATCACATAATACCACCACCATGTGATCCCTTTGACTTTGAGAACCATGCAGGCATGATCTTTCAATGTCAAAACTGCTCCCCAAGAGTTGTGTTGCAACTTGTGTtgaatttctcaattttctagcaTCAGTCAGCCATACTCGACTATGTATCACAAAACATCTATTGCTAATGACCAGATTTGAATGAATGGCtcttgaaaaagaaagatatcACATTTGACCCCTTTTGATGTCGTCCATCTCATTTGCCGAATGATTAAAAAAGTtttcccttaaaaaaaaaatactgcaaAAAGGGGAAATCGGTAATGTTTTGCCTTTTGTAATGAGCACCGATGGAGTGTGAAGAAAAGGTTAAGTATTGAAGATCCATCATGACATAGGCTAAAAATGATCCTAAGATTGCAACCTTCCAAAACTTGCCCCAATATAGGCCTAATAAGAACAAAAAATTTGCTCCAGtttaactctaattgagtttctcttttcttctcttccctttttttttaaagtctcttttcttgctttttttctctcagtttttttttctctttttttctcaaGTTGACTGCTGAAGTATGTACTCCTTCTAAATAAATAGGCGACCTTTCACTTTGCAATGTAACATTATTGCACCATTTTTATTCGTGATTAACTTCCAAATTTGCAAGATTTTGACTTGCGTCTTTTTCTGAATCTTAATCATAAACACCTGCACAATTGGGGATTTTTCAAAATGGTTGAATTTTTcagaattctttttcttttcttttcccttttttttgagCAATGATGTAACAATTAAGGTTCATGCAAAGTGTTGacttatcaaaatttgaaaaatatactTGACCTTGGACATATCTTACAAAcgtattataaaatttttaccTCAATTTGAACCTATTTGACAAAATCTCacaaatatattacaaaaaatttgcctCAATTTGGGCCtattataaaattttgttatagtgattctccatttatttggacaaaacaagaaaactgtttttttttcaaaatttagaaaaCTAACATGCAATGTGAGTTGATGTACaatagaaaatgcatttttttacTAAAAAACTTTAAATGTCATGTAGAACATTCCATGATAAATCTctcaaaataaaaccaaattgcAAAAGATCTCTTCCTCAATTTGGGAGCGGTGTTGAGGAAAAAAGGTCCCCTTCTTGTTAGCTTATCTTTTAGGACCAATCAAATGAGTATTATTCATGATTTTGAGGTGGCGCAGGGAGATGGTATGTCAGGATCTGTCTTATTTTTGTGTTCAAATTGTGTCTAActcattcaatatcacatcttggtgaaagcaaatagtttatcactcttatttcttgagaaaacttagtcaacatataagctctaTAGGCTTGTAAtgtatgggtagaaacgatagctaaacatatgGAAACAAGTTATCACCTTATGATCACGAGTGATTGGTAGGTTCCTTAGAGGCAAGATTTTCACTTtaaattgtcatgaaagataagtcagCAATGGACTTTATgaacttgtaatgtggcttgacaACGAtagttaaaagaaataaaattttcaagaacaACGCACTTAAGATCGCCTTTCTTCccaaaaattgccccagttttGGACTCAAAACCCGGGACCCCattttgactcttttttttttatcaatcacTAAAAGGAATTCAACATTGGATgtctttgcattttttttgtttcatcattttttttcacatttcttttctctctttttcttttttttttctttttttttaccaatactGATATCCCAATATCAATGATAGAATTGAAAGCTCCCTAATTTTTAGAGTATGGatgccctctttttctttttgatattgaagctcaaatatcaatggtaGAATCAAATTCCCCCCAACTTATagtttttctctcctttttcacttttttctttatttgatgtccctttcaaaatttttgagcaTCTTTgccattttttaaaattctcAAATCTCCTTCCTCAGTATGGGGTGTgatcataagtgcttttgaaaTAAACCACCAATTTAGGTTCAAATAAGGATGCAAAGGATAAAAAGTATTTAGATGGTAAAAAcaatggccaaagcatcattcctatttttcatgacaaccaaagtaaagaatagTCCGTTGAGAGAATCCATCCCCTTTTGACACGTAAAAttatgatcattaaggctcttatttgaaacaaaattatacttttaaaggCTCGAATGGGAGAACAACTGATAAATTCTGTATACATAGAGAAACGAAAgcctaaagtatcattccaaattttcaacacaaataagaagtaatgtacatttttgctttcactcagatgtggattgaatctgGTTAGGCACACTGGACATTTTCACGGTAAAATTTGTCTCACTTTGAAGCTAGTCAACCAATGTGACTGACCTTGGAGGTTCAATAGaagtggaaaaaaaattaaaaagaaaagtgcCGGGATTGATCTTTTATGACAAACAATCAAATTTGAGTGACCCCTTTTGTTTTCGATACTCTCATTGaatagtttagaccacaaaTTTAGTGTATACGAAAGCAAAGTATGTATTAGAGAAGCGAATAATATGGCCGTCGCTAGGGTTTCACCGTAACTGCCTTGCAAGTCGCCAGGGCTGCCATGGCAGCCCTTCCGCCGAGGACAGGAGGTGCGCCAGTGCCCTCCAAGTCCTTTACTGACATCCTCTGCCACCATCCTAAGCCTACGCCCCTTGCTCACCTCTCTCGAACACTTGCTGCAAATCACACCTCTATCGTGCGAGAGCCATCCTTGTACAAGGGTAGGCCCGCTCTTTTTTTCACTGATGAAGACGTCGAAACCTTGTCCGTTGCCTTCAAGTTTGCGCTCGTTGGGAAATTTTCAAAAGGTCACCCAAATCTGGAGTCCTTGAGGAAGGATTTTAGTACGATTGGGTTCAAGGGGGAGTTCACCATTGGCCTTTTGGACCCCTGCCACATCCTGATACGGTTTGACCAGGAGGAGGACTACCTCCGTTGTTGGCTGCGAGGAGTATGGAGCTTCCAGGGTTTTCCCATGCGCACATTCAAGTGGACGCCTTCCTTTACAGTAGACGCGGAATCGCCACTGGTCCCAGTTTGGATTTCTCTCCCTCATCTCCCAGTTCATCTCTTTGCCAAAGGGCCACTTTTATCCATTGGCCGGCTCCTTGGAGAGCCCCTCAAACTCGATGCCTCAATCGCATCGTTGTCCAGACCCGGTGTGGCCCGTTGCTGCGTCGAAGTGAATGTCCTCGGTGACCTCCCAGACAAGGTCTGAATAGGGACTGGAAGCTCTGGCTTTTGGCAACCGGTTCAGTACGAAAACCTTCCAGAATTCTGCACTTTCTGCCATAGGCTAGGCCACGATAAAATGTGATGCCGCCATCATTCAGCAAACTCGGACAAATGACCTCCCCCCAGTCAGGTTGAGGTGCGAAAACCAGAACAACATTGGATCCCCAAAACGGACACGACGAACGCAGGAGAACTACCGAGTACATCCGGGCTCTCAACTCACGACAAGGAGCTCGATCAGCAACCACACCACCACCAGATACGAGTCACCAAGTGTGATGCCCAGGCACGAAGACCGTCAAACCCTAACCCCCAGGCCACTGGGCGAACACACAAGCGCAGTGAGGAGGCTGCAACGACGCTGCCACAAGAGGCTATCCTAGTCATCTCTGATTCCAATAATTTGGCTGCCCATATTCAGGACGACCAGTGCATGCTGTCCAAACGCTGAAGGCCCGCCCCAAACCCTTTCTGGCACGGAGGACTTGCCACATGATAAACCCAGGGAGCTTGTGCTCGAGGATTTTGTGTTGCTGAAGCAGAAAATTGACCATCTCTTCCCCATCATGAGCCTTGAGATAGGGCGAAATGAGGACGAAAACGGTATTTTTTAAACCTACCAAAGACAGTGGTAACCAAGCAATCGTCGAAGACGACTTCCGCACACGCCCCTACGCCACGATCTGATGATTAACGCGTTTATATGGAATATTCGGGTGGTGGCTAGCCGCGCTACGACCTGCCGCCTGAGAAAACTTTTATGCCTCCACGCTATCACTTTCTTAGTGATTTTAGAGCCGATGGTTGATCCATTCCAGCTTGACACTTTCAAAAACAGATTTGGTTTTCACCTTGCGGTCTGCAATACATCTAATAAAATCTGGATTTTATGGAAAGCTGATTTCGCTGTCAATGTCCTCCTCAACGAGGACCAACTTATTCACTTAGCAATCACTCATGCAACATGGACAGGAGAGGTCCTTTGCTCCTTTACTTACGCCAACTGTTCCCAGGTTGGTAGGCGACACCTCTGGTCAAGCCTGCTTTCGCTGTCAGGGACGCTAACCTCCAAACCATGGTTGGTGGGTGGCGATTTCAACATAATAGCAGACATAGAAGAATACTCGGTCTATGCGCCTCAGAATTTGGCGGCCATCAATGAGTTCGCTGAATGTGTCTCAGGCTGTGGGTTGAAAACTATGTCGGCCCTGGGGAGTCGTTACACTTGGACTGGTATTCGTCAAGGCCGTCGCGTCTGGAAGCTGCGTTCGGATCGTGTGTTGATGAACGTGGCTTGGCAGCAACAATTTTCTAGTTCGGTGCTGCAACACCTTAATAGAACAGGCTCAGATCACAGCCCCTTGCTAGTTTAGCTTGAGAAAGGGAGTAGGCCTGGACACGGCTCCTTCAGGTTCCAGCACATAGGGTTAAAACACCCGGGGTTCTTGGCATTTGTTCGCCAGAATTGGACATAGCTGGTGGAAGGATACGGCATGTTCCGCTTCGCGCAAAAATTGAAACGACTGCGAAGGGAGCTTGGCACATGGAATAAGAGGGTTTTTGGGAACATCTTTGACAAGACCTTGGAGGCTGAGGAAGGGGTCAGACAAGCGGAGCTGCGTCTAGAGGATAGTGACACGGAGGAGACGAGGAGGCAATGGGCCCAAGCCACGGCTGCCTTAAACAGGTGCCTTGCCACTAAAGAAATCTTTTGGAGACAGAAAAGCAGAGTTAAATGGTTACGCGAGGGCGATTCTAACACCCGGTTCTTTCACTCAAAGGTGCTGGACAAGAGGGCTAAGCTCTCCATCCGCCAAATTACAAGCTCGCAAGGTACCTTACTAACGGCGGAGAGAGCGATTGGCGATGAAGCGTGCACCTTTTTTCACAAGCTCTTGTCAGCTCCGGCAGCTGGGGATGAGCACGCAATGCAGACCTTACTGGGGAACATCCCCTCTTTGATTCCCCAAGCTGAAAATGACCATCTAGTCCAGGAGCTCTCTATTGACGAGATGAAACAGGCGGTCTTCCAGCTGGACGGCCAAAGAGCGGCAGGGGCTGATGGCTTCACGGGACTGTTTTTCACTCATTGTTGGGAGATCATTGGGGATGATGTTTATCAAGCGGCAAAGGAGTTTATGTGTGGCATCCCTATACCGAGAAGCATCGCGAGCACACTCATTGTGTTTCTTCCAAAGATTGAAGCTCCGCGAACCTTCTCTGACTTTCGGCCCATTAGCTTATGCACCTTCATCAACAAAGTCTTCACCAAAATACTTAGCAACCGGCTCAAACCAGTCATGCCCTTGGTTATCTCCCGGGAGCAGTCGGCGTTTGTCCGGGGAAGGGAGATCTCTGACAATATTTTGATCGCTCAAGATATGGTCTCGGGACTGGACAGAAGAACTCGCGGCCACAACATAATCTTCAAACTGGACATGATGAAGGCGTTTGACCGTGTGTCTTGGGAATTCCTATCCCGTCTCCTCCTTCGGTTTGGGTTTCACGTTCATTTCGTGGCCTTGGTGCTTGATAACCTGCGTTCCGCTTGGTTCTCAGTGCTCATTAACGGGAAACCAAATGGATTTTTTCAGGCAAGCCGTGACGTAAAGCAGGGGGATCCCCTGTCGCCTTTTCTGTTCATTATGGTATCCAAAGCGCTAAGCCGTGGGCTCGGTTCCCTACTCTCATTGGGGAAACTCAAGGCCTATGCGCAACTGCGGGGCACTGTGACAATCTCCCACCTAGCCTTTGTGGACGATGTAGTCATTTTCATCAGGGGGGATCGCCGGTCAGTGCGATGCTTAATGGATTTTCTAGAGGTCTACCAACGAGATTCGGGGCAAGGGATTAACACAGACAAGAGCTTCTACATTCCTTCGGCTCGATGTTCCACAGCACAGAAGCGTTTAATAACCAGATTAACGGGCTTCCGACAACAACAACTTCCGTTCACGTACCTCAGTTGTCGTCTCTACAAGGGTAGGGCCAAAATGGAGTACTACCAATCCTTGATCAACATAATGCAGCGCAAGTTTGCGGGTTGGAAGAACAGGATGCTTTCTGTTGGGGGCCGCTTAATCTTGATCAAAACACGTCCTGGCCGTTATACCTCAATACACTTTCGCAGTTCAGGAGCCCCCAAAAACCATCCTACACCAAATTCGACAGATTATGGCTCGACTTTTTTGGGGGGAAGCAGAGGGGCGTGAGAAATGGCACTGGAAAAACTGGAATGCACTTTGTCATCCCACTGTACACAATGGCCTTGGGTTTCAGAGGCTTGAAGACGTGATGTTTGCTTTCGGGTGCAAGTTGTGGTGGTGGCTACGAAGTGGCGACACGCTCTGGACCCGTTATATTCTATCAAAAAATATGGCAATGGATGAGCATGTAACAGAGGCACCGGTTAGGCCCTCAAGCACGCGGGTATGGAAACGGTTGGTGGGCATCCGAGCTTTCATGGAAGATCACATGCAGACTTTGGTTCACGACGGTAGTGCATCCTTTTGGTTTGATAACTGGTTGGGCACAGGTCCACTTGCCCACGGCAAGCACACTCTCCCCCTACCCACCATCAGAATTTCAGAGTTGGTAGAGGAGGAGAGGTGGCGGTTAGATTGGGTTGGGGAGTTCCTCACCAGGGAAGAGAGGCAGCGCGTCCTAGCTTTCACGATCCCCCCCTCGCAAGGCATGGACCGCGTGGTTTGGCAGCCCTCCACAGCAGGTGCTTTCAAGGTTTCTTCGGCGTTAGAGACCCTTCGACCTCTCTCCAACCACTTAATATCTCGTAAGCTCATTTGGAACCACCGTATCCCACTCAAGATCTCCATTTTCATGTGGCGCCTCCTTAATAATCTGCTTCCGTTTCCAGATATCCTTAGACAGTTTGGCCTCCACCTGCCATCCAAATGCCCTTTCTGCCCCCAATGAAGATTCTCTAACCTATTGTTTGTCGACTGCCACGCAGTGCGCCAAGTTTGGGGCTAGTTTGAACAAGGCCTCCATCTGAACGTCGGCGTCTCAGACACGCTTCTACTTAAGCTGCAAGGTTGGTGGATGCACTCCTCCGAGAAGACGCTCTTGGCCACTGTCGCCCACCTATTGCCTGTACTCATTTACTGGGAGCTGTCGAAGGCTCGGAACACGGCAGTGTTTGAGGGCATCGCGTCTTCGCCAGCGCAAGTCCGCTGTCGGGTTGTGGCTTTGCTGAATAGCATTGGAGACGCTTACCCCTTACCTTATTCAGCCCCTCAAGACTCCACCTTTTCGGCACCTGGGTTAAAAACGTCAGTAGCACAGCTGTGGAGTAGAACATGCGTTTCACTCTCTTGGTCATTGCTGCCTTTCCCTTACGCAAAACTCAATGTGGACGGATCCTCTCTTGGCAATCCTGGCTTCTCAGGGGGAGGGGGGATTATACGTGACGACACTGGTCGGGTCCTACAGGCTTTCTCCACCTTTTATGGGCCACGTACCAACATGGAATCGGAGGCCATGGCACTCTTGGAGGGACTTCGGCTGTGCACCTCTCTGGGGTTGCCAAAACTGATAGTGCAGGTGGACTCCAAACAATTGCTTAATATGGTGCAACAAACTTCAGCAGTGCCTTGGAAGATCGACACCATTATTAGACAAATCCGCCAAGCTCTATCCACTACAGATTTCATCGTCAAGCATTGCTACCGGGAGGTTAACTCAGCAGCAGACATCCTGGCGAAAGGAGCAGTCTCGAGCCACAAATCAGCCACTTACGATGCCACTAGTTTGCCACCACGGGTGAAAGGCATCTCGGCCTTGGATACTCAGCTCTTCCCATATTTTTGTCTAATGCATGTAAGGGAGTAGTACTCCTTGTTTCGCTTAAAATGTGTACcccttccttcaaaaaaaaaaaaatttttggaaattggACATATACTCATGAATTTTCAAACAAGAGGtcgaaaaatctcaatttagtcttatttcttagaattcatcatgaaatctcccaaTGAGCACATAAAgaatgaatatatacaaaacaataattatctaaaaaataaaaaatttattattcaaatgtttgaattttttttactcaaatataatacatatgagaaaagaaaaatctctaaagaatacattttcatatatatatatatacacacacgctTTCTTTCTATCTGTTGAGACAAaatgtattattattatttttttggctAACCCCAAGCACAGGAAGGGACGCCACCCCCTGGTaatttattaaaagaaaaaggtgaCACCACCAACTAGCCCTGCTACTATGGACCTACCTGGTCATGGACAATCCTTCTAATAGATGGAACCCCTATCCTATCTAGACACATGGCTCCTCTAGCCGCTGGAGGTAACGCTGTCATGGAAGAGTAGATCCCTTCTCTCCCCTGAGCACACCCAACGTTCGCTAAAGCATCAACAACTTGGTTTGCCTGGCGGAGACAATGGCCTACCCGTAAAATGTGATCCTTCAACACAAACAGCTGCTGTATCTCCTGATAAATACTCCAAGGGCAACCAGTCTTTCAAAGTAGAATATGGACCAACACGAGCGAATCTAATTCGACGACCAACCGGCCAAACCCTCTATGAGCGCATAGCTTAACCCTATAAAGAAGAGCTCTAACTTCGGCCTGAAGACTAGTAGCCTGACCAAAATGACAGGAAAACGCCAGGAGCAACCTGCCACCTCCATCCCGGAGGATCCCACCACCCCCGCTAGTACTGGGGTTTTCCTTGGAGCACCCATCAGTATTAAGTTTGAGAAGGTCACCTGAAGGCCGCGACCACCTCACTAACATGTGGGACACCCATGGAGCCTACCCAGAAATCTCAGCATAAAAGTGCACCCAAGCTGCTGGGAAGGACCTACGCTGCTGAAAGTGTAAGGCAAACATCTCTCGGAGGTCGGTCATGACCAAGGTGCACAACTTGTCCAACCCCAATTGGATCTGCTCGTATCTCATGGAGTTTCTGAATTTCCACAGGTGCCAGCAAATCAGAAGCGGGAGTATATGGTGAACAAAAGCCAGATACCTATTGCCCCTCTTTCTATACCACCAGGTTGCGAGACATATACGAAACGATGAACCACTCCAAGAGATGCCCACTGGGTCCCCGAAGAAGTGCCAAACCCGTGATGCCATATCACCCTCAGCAAAGACATGCTCTACCGTGTCAATGTCCGGGGATGGGCAGCACCCACACCTGGACGGTCCATGAACCCCAAATTTCCACAGGCAGCAATCCACAGGTAAACGCCCACGTAATAGGTGCAAtaagaagaaagagattttcAATGGTAACATCGGGTGCCAAATACTTCGAAACATGAAGGAGCTATTAGCATGCCGTCTCATCAGCTGAAATGCAGACTGTAAGGTAAATCGCCCGGATTGTGTCGGTCTCCAAACCATTAAATCAAGAAGATGACCCGTCGGAGGAGCAACCCGAGCAACCTCACTGGCGACCCCGTCCGGCGCCCATTGCTGGAGACGCTGAAGGTTCCAAGACCCATTCGTTACAAAATCAGCAACTAGGTGATCC
This portion of the Coffea arabica cultivar ET-39 chromosome 2e, Coffea Arabica ET-39 HiFi, whole genome shotgun sequence genome encodes:
- the LOC140036326 gene encoding uncharacterized protein, with translation MVDPFQLDTFKNRFGFHLAVCNTSNKIWILWKADFAVNVLLNEDQLIHLAITHATWTGEVLCSFTYANCSQVGRRHLWSSLLSLSGTLTSKPWLVGGDFNIIADIEEYSVYAPQNLAAINEFAECVSGCGLKTMSALGSRYTWTGIRQGRRVWKLRSDRVLMNVAWQQQFSSSVLQHLNRTGSDHSPLLV